One Euphorbia lathyris chromosome 1, ddEupLath1.1, whole genome shotgun sequence DNA segment encodes these proteins:
- the LOC136223815 gene encoding glutamate synthase 1 [NADH], chloroplastic isoform X3 — MRVLGHNGEINTLRGNVNWMKAREGLLKCKELGLSKNELKKLLPIVDASSSDSGAFDGVLELLVRAGRSLPEAMMMMIPEAWQNDKNMDPQRKALYEYCSALMEPWDGPALISFTDGRYLGATLDRNGLRPGRFYVTRSGRVIMASEVGVVDIPPEDVLRKGRLNPGMMLLVDFEKHIVVDDDALKQQYSLARPYGEWLKKQKIELKDIVGSVQESDVNVPAIAGVIPASMDDNNMENMGIHGLIAPLKAFGYTREALEMLLLPMAKDGTEALGSMGNDAPLAVMSDREKLTFEYFKQMFAQVTNPPIDPIREKIVTSMECMIGPEGDLTETTEDQCHRLSLKGPLLSIKEMEAIKKMNYRGWRSKVLDITYSKNRGRKGLEETLDRICAEARDAIKKGYTLLVLSDRAFSSKRVSVSSLLAVGAVHHHLVEKLERTRIGLIVESAEPREVHHFCTLVGFGADAICPYLSIEAIWRLQVDGKIPPKSNGDFHSKDELVKKYFKASNYGMMKVLAKMGISTLASYKGAQIFEALGLSSEVIEKCFAGTPSRVEGATFEMLARDSLHLHEMAFPSRAYPPGSAESTALPNPGDYHWRKGGEIHLNDPLAIAKLQEAARGNSVAAYKEYSKRIQELNKACNLRGLLKFKEAEVRVPLDEVEPASEIVKRFCTGAMSYGSISLEAHTTLAMAMNKIGGKSNTGEGGEQPSRMEPLVDGSRNPKRSAIKQVASGRFGVSSYYLTNADELQIKMAQGAKPGEGGELPGHKVIGDIAITRNSTAGVGLISPPPHHDIYSIEDLAQLIHDLKNANPGARISVKLVSEAGVGVIASGVVKGHADHVLIAGHDGGTGASRWTGIKNAGLPWELGLAETHQTLVANDLRGRTVLQTDGQLKTGRDVAVAALLGAEEFGFSTAPLITLGCIMMRKCHKNTCPVGIATQDPVLREKFAGEPEHVINFFFMLAEELREIMSQLGFRTINEMVGRSDMLEVDKEVVKNNEKLENIDLSLLLRPAADIRPDAAQYCVQKQDHGLDMALDLKLISLAHPALEKGFPVYIDTSVRNVNRAVGTMLSHEVTKRYHMAGLPADTIHVKLSGSAGQSLGAFLCPGITMELEGDSNDYVGKGLSGGKIVVYPPKGSLFDPKENIVIGNVALYGATNGEAYFNGMAAERFCVRNSGAKAVVEGVGDHGCEYMTGGTVVVLGKTGRNFAAGMSGGIAYVLDVDGKFHSRCNLELVDLDRVEEEEDIMTLKMMIQQHLRHTNSQLAREILADFDPLLPKFIKVFPRDYKRILAKMKQEASFKETEEASVKDAEEQDEIELIEKDAFEELKKMAAASLNEESSQKVEDAEPLGRPTRVNNAVKHRGFIAYEREGVRYRDPNVRMKDWKEVAEESKPGPLLTTQSARCMDCGTPFCHQEHSGCPLGNKIPEFNELVYQNRWREALDRLLETNNFPEFTGRVCPAPCEGSCVLGIIENPVSIKSIECSIIDKAFEEGWMVPRPPLTRTGKSVAIVGSGPSGLAAADQLNRMGHSVTVYERSDRIGGLMMYGVPNMKTDKVDVVQRRVDLMAREGISFVVNANVGIDPQYSLDKLREENDAIVLAVGATKPRDLPVPGREFKGVHFAMEFLHANTKSLLDSNLQDGNYISAKGKRVVVIGGGDTGTDCIGTSIRHGCTSMVNLELLPKPPQTRAPGNPWPQWPRVFRVDYGHQEADAKFGKDPRTYEVLTKRFLGDENGNVKGLEVIRVQWEKDPSGKFQLKEVEGSEEIIQADLVLLAMGFLGPEANVAEKLGLERDNRSNFKAEYGRFATNVEGVFAAGDCRRGQSLVVWAISEGRQTASEVDKYLMEDEDSSKSTDKQDELAKRQQDVSKRQQTVMT; from the exons ATGCGTGTTTTGGGCCATAATGGGGAAATCAACACACTTAGAGGCAATGTGAACTG GATGAAGGCACGTGAGGGTCTCTTGAAATGCAAGGAGCTTGGTTTGTCCAAAAATGAGTTGAAGAAGCTTCTACCTATTGTGGATGCTAGTTCCTCTGATTCAG GGGCTTTTGATGGTGTGCTTGAGCTTCTTGTTCGAGCTGGCAGAAGTCTCCCTGAAGCTATGATGATGATGATCCCTGAGGCTTggcaaaatgataaaaatatggATCCTCAGAGAAAGGCTTTGTATGAATACTGTTCAGCCCTTATGGAGCCATGGGATGGGCCTGCACTTATCTCAT TTACGGATGGTAGGTACCTTGGAGCTACTCTGGATCGCAATGGACTGCGTCCAGGTAGATTTTATGTTACGCGGAGTGGAAGAGTTATAATGGCTAGTGAAGTTGGTGTTGTGGACATTCCACCTGAAGATGTTCTTAGGAAAGGAAGACTCAACCCTGGAATGATGCTTCTGGTTGATTTTGAGAAGCATATTGTTGTTGATGATGATGCCCTGAAGCAGCAATACTCCCTAGCAAGGCCCTACGGTGAGTGGTTGAAGAAGCAGAAGATTGAACTTAAGGACATTGTTGGCTCTGTTCAGGAATCGGATGTGAATGTTCCTGCAATTGCTGGAGTTATTCCT GCATCTATGGATGACAACAATATGGAGAACATGGGCATTCACGGTTTGATAGCACCACTCAAAGCTTTTGG ttatacaCGTGAAGCCCTAGAAATGTTGTTGCTTCCCATGGCAAAAGATGGGACTGAGGCTCTTGGTTCAATGGGAAATGATGCTCCCTTGGCTGTTATGTCTGACCGAGAAAAACTCACTTTTGAGTACTTCAAGCAAATGTTTGCTCAAGTGACAAATCCTCCTATTGATCCTATTAGAGAGAAGATTGTCACTTCCATGGAATGTATGATTGGACCAGAAGGTGATCTGACAGAAACAACTGAGGACCAATGCCATCGCCTATCACTAAAAGGCCCTCTCTTATCCATCAAGGAGATGGAAGCAATTAAAAAGATGAACTATAGAGGTTGGCGAAGCAAAGTTCTTGACATAACTTATTCGAAAAACCGAGGTAGGAAGGGGTTAGAGGAAACTTTGGATAGGATTTGTGCTGAAGCGCGAGATGCAATAAAAAAGGGTTATACATTGTTGGTTCTCTCTGACAGAG CCTTCTCATCAAAACGTGTTTCCGTGAGCTCCCTCTTGGCTGTTGGTGCTGTTCATCACCATCTGGTTGAAAAGCTTGAACGCACCCGAATAGGTTTGATAGTAGAGTCTGCTGAACCACGTGAAGTGCACCATTTCTGTACATTGGTTGGATTTGGGGCTGATGCCATATGCCCATACTTATCCATAGAAGCCATTTGGAGATTGCAGGTTGATGGGAAGATCCCACCAAAATCTAATGGAGACTTCCATTCAAAAGATGAGCTAGTTAAAAAGTATTTCAAAGCAAGCAACTACGGGATGATGAAGGTTCTAGCTAAGATGGGGATTTCAACATTGGCCTCATACAAGGGTGCTCAAATTTTTGAAGCTCTGGGCCTTTCGTCAGAAGTGATTGAGAAGTGCTTTGCAGGAACTCCTAGCAGAGTAGAGGGAGCAACTTTTGAGATGCTGGCTCGTGATTCTCTTCATTTGCATGAGATGGCATTTCCTTCCAGGGCTTATCCTCCTGGTAGTGCTGAATCTACAGCTCTCCCCAATCCTGGAGATTACCACTGGAGAAAAGGAGGTGAAATTCACTTGAATGATCCTCTTGCTATAGCAAAACTTCAAGAAGCTGCTAGAGGTAATAGTGTAGCAGCCTACAAGGAATATTCTAAACGTATCCAGGAGTTGAACAAAGCCTGTAATTTACGGGGGCTTTTGAAGTTCAAAGAAGCAGAAGTGAGAGTTCCATTGGATGAAGTTGAGCCAGCCAGTGAGATTGTTAAACGTTTCTGTACTGGGGCAATGAGTTATGGTTCAATATCGTTGGAAGCTCATACAACACTGGCTATGGCTATGAATAAAATTGGAGGGAAATCAAACACTG GTGAGGGAGGTGAACAACCATCTCGCATGGAGCCTCTTGTTGATGGCTCAAGGAATCCAAAGAGAAGTGCAATCAAGCAAGTCGCTAGTGGCAGATTTGGAGTTTCAAGTTATTATCTTACAAATGCTGATGAACTACAGATTAAGATGGCCCAG GGTGCCAAGCCTGGGGAAGGAGGTGAACTTCCTGGTCACAAGGTTATAGGAGATATTGCAATTACTAGAAATTCTACAGCTGGAGTGGGACTTATCAGCCCTCCTCCGCATCATGATATCTATTCTATTGAAGACCTTGCCCAGTTGATTCATGACCTTAAG AATGCCAATCCTGGAGCTCGAATTAGTGTCAAATTAGTGTCTGAAGCTGGTGTGGGTGTAATTGCCAGTGGAGTGGTGAAGGGACATGCTGACCATGTCCTTATCGCTGGTCATGATGGAGGCACAGGGGCTTCTAGGTGGACTGGTATAAAGAATGCTGGGCTACCATGGGAGCTAGGTTTAGCTGAGACCCACCAAACTCTTGTTGCAAATGACCTCCGTGGCCGCACAGTTCTTCAGACAGATGGCCAGCTGAAAACTGGAAGAGATGTGGCTGTTGCTGCACTTCTTGGTGCAGAAGAATTTGGCTTCAGCACTGCACCCCTTATAACTCTTGGCTGCATCATGATGCGAAAGTGCCACAAGAACACCTGCCCTGTTGGCATTGCAACTCAAGATCCAGTTCTGAGAGAAAAGTTCGCTGGAGAACCTGAACATGTCATCAATTTCTTTTTTATGCTAGCAGAGGAGCTCAGAGAGATAATGTCACAGCTTGGTTTCCGCACAATCAATGAGATGGTTGGTCGTTCGGACATGCTTGAGGTTGACAAAGAAGTTGTTAAGAACAATGAGAAGCTGGAAAATATTGATTTGTCTCTGTTGCTTAGACCTGCTGCTGATATTCGCCCTGATGCTGCACAATATTGTGTCCAAAAGCAAGATCACGGCTTGGACATGGCTTTGGATCTGAAGTTGATTTCTCTTGCTCATCCTGCTCTGGAAAAAGGTTTCCCTGTTTACATTGACACATCAGTCCGCAATGTGAACCGCGCTGTTGGGACCATGCTGAGTCATGAGGTCACTAAGCGTTATCACATGGCAGGGCTTCCTGCAGACACTATTCATGTGAAGCTTTCAGGAAGTGCAGGGCAGAGTCTTGGAGCTTTCCTTTGCCCTGGAATTACAATGGAGTTAGAGGGAGACAGCAATGACTATGTCGGTAAAGGATTATCAGGTGGCAAGATTGTAGTTTATCCTCCAAAAGGTAGCTTATTTGATCCAAAAGAGAACATTGTTATTGGAAATGTAGCTCTTTATGGGGCCACAAACGGTGAGGCATATTTCAATGGGATGGCTGCAGAAAGATTCTGTGTGCGTAATTCAGGGGCTAAGGCAGTTGTAGAAGGTGTTGGTGACCATGGATGTGAGTACATGACAGGTGGAACTGTTGTTGTGCTTGGGAAAACTGGCAGGAATTTTGCAGCCGGTATGAGTGGTGGTATTGCTTATGTTTTAGATGTGGATGGGAAATTCCACTCCAGATGCAATCTGGAGCTAGTAGATCTTGATAGagttgaggaagaagaggaTATTATGACCCTCAAAATGATGATACAGCAACATCTACGCCACACAAACAGCCAGCTAGCAAGAGAAATACTTGCTGATTTTGATCCTCTTCTGCCAAAATTTATCAAGGTCTTCCCAAGGGATTATAAACGTATTCTTGCAAAAATGAAACAAGAAGCATCCTTTAAAGAGACTGAGGAGGCCTCTGTTAAAGATGCTGAAGAACAAGATGAAATAGAGTTGATTGAGAAGGATGCCTTTGAGGAGCTCAAGAAGATGGCAGCGGCTTCATTGAATGAGGAATCCAGTCAG AAGGTTGAAGATGCTGAACCATTAGGGAGGCCAACTCGGGTTAATAATGCAGTTAAACATCGAGGGTTCATTGCTTATGAGCGTGAGGGTGTTCGATACAGGGATCCTAATGTGCGAATGAAAGACTGGAAAGAAGTTGCAGAGGAATCAAAACCTGGCCCGCTTTTAACTACTCAGTCAGCTCGTTGCATGGACTGTGGAACTCCTTTCTGCCACCAG GAACACTCTGGATGCCCTCTTGGAAACAAGATACCGGAGTTCAATGAATTAGTGTACCAAAATAGGTGGCGAGAAGCATTAGATCGTCTGCTTGAGACAAATAACTTCCCAGAATTTACAGGGCGAGTGTGCCCTGCACCTTGTGAAGGTTCTTGCGTACTTGGTATCATTGAGAATCCTGTGTCCATCAAAAGCATTGAATGTTCCATTATTGATAAGGCCTTTGAGGAAGGGTGGATGGTTCCACGACCACCCCTCACGAGAACTGG TAAAAGCGTTGCAATTGTTGGAAGTGGGCCATCTGGCTTGGCTGCTGCTGATCAACTGAATAGAATGGGACACTCAGTTACTGTCTATGAACGTTCTGATCGAATTGGAGGACTTATGATGTATGGGGTCCCGAACATGAAGACAGACAAAGTGGATGTAGTCCAGCGTCGTGTTGATCTCATGGCTAGAGAAGGCATCAGTTTTGTGGTCAATGCTAATGTTGGAATTGATCCTCAGTATTCTCTTGATAAGCTCCGAGAGGAGAATGATGCTATTGTTTTGGCAGTAGGAGCCACAAAGCCAAG GGATCTTCCTGTACCAGGAAGGGAGTTCAAAGGTGTTCATTTTGCCATGGAGTTTCTTCATGCAAATACAAAAAGTTTGCTTGACAGCAATCTACAGGATGGTAACTACATATCCGCCAAAGGCAAGAGAGTAGTAGTAATTGGTGGAGGTGACACTGGTACAGATTGTATCGGGACATCGATTCGACATGGTTGTACGAGCATGGTAAATCTGGAGCTTCTACCAAAGCCACCACAAACTAGAGCTCCAGGCAACCCCTGGCCACAG TGGCCTCGTGTTTTCCGGGTAGATTATGGACACCAGGAAGCTGATGCCAAGTTTGGCAAAGATCCAAGGACCTACGAGGTGCTGACTAAACGTTTTCTTGGAGATGAAAATGGGAATGTGAAAGGACTTGAGGTGATACGTGTCCAATGGGAGAAAGATCCTAGTGGGAAATTTCAACTTAAGGAAGTTGAAGGCTCCGAGGAAATTATCCAGGCTGACCTTGTTCTACTAGCTATGGGTTTTCTTGGCCCAGAGGCG AATGTGGCAGAAAAGTTGGGTTTAGAGCGAGACAACAGGTCCAACTTCAAAGCTGAGTATGGACGCTTTGCAACAAACGTGGAAGGCGTATTTGCAGCTGGAGATTGCAGACGCGGCCAGTCGCTGGTCGTCTGGGCAATATCAGAGGGACGTCAGACAGCTTCCGAGGTTGACAAATACCTAATGGAAGACGAAGACTCCAGCAAAAGCACAGACAAGCAAGATGAGCTTGCCAAGAGACAGCAAGATGTTAGCAAGAGACAACAAACAGTTATGACATAG